The genome window TTGGAACAAATCAAATGAAGCTTTATATGtgtacaaattttacaaatgaCAAGCTAACTAATCATCCTATTTGATATAAAActctaaaattataaaaaggaaGTTTACGACCTCAAACTTGTCAAACTTACcaatttactaatattattatctaGTACATCATTATGCAAGATGACTCAAGTGTAAGTTCATATACCTGAAACTGAACATAAACTTTTCGTATAAACGAAGTGCGAATAAAACGAGGTTCTACTatgatgaaaaaaaagaaattattaaattcacaAGGAGGTGACGCCGAGCTCGCTCACCTGTAACGATGGTCTCCTCAAGGTGCCACCCTCCATACCAACCAGCTTCACACCCTTCACGTTCTTCTTAACGTTGATGGTAGTCAACATATTATCTGGGACATTGAATTCCGTGTTTCCTCTGTCCACGATACTGATCCTCTCGTTTTCTCTCGCTTTATCGTTCAACAAAGATCCATCATTAGGTTTGGTGTAATGAGGACCCGGAGTCATAGGGGTAGCTACAGTGGGATTCGTTGGCACGTTCACTATGCTTGCATTGTTATTTGGAGGTATAATTGGCCGATCAGCTGGTAAGAGCATTTGACCCATGGAACCCCTTAGGTTTCGTACACCTAATATTTGGCCTCTGGACACTTCGTTGCTCTGTATAGGAGCGTACTGATTGGGGGTTGGAGTGTGTCTACCGCTGATCGAGCTCGTATGGATGGAGTTTCTTAAGGTTTGAAGATGTTGGAGGCTTTGGTTTGCTTTTTGAACGGCTGATCCGACGCTATTGACCTTGGTAGTGTCTTTTTCGTAAGAATCGGCGGTTATGGTCCCGCTGTCTCCCCGATCAGTCATGTCTTCCACTGAATTGGAAGTAGTGCGGTCGTCGTCGTAGCTGCCGGGTCCGATCCCATCGCACGAGTCCATTCCAGAGGTGGATTTCTGGCCAGACGAAGGTTTTAGGGTAATTTGTATTCTTGTAAGACATATAAGATATCACAAGATATGTGAGATATATTTATAGGGTCGattctaaatattaaaacaatgaGAAACGTACATGTACAAAAATGTCGTTTGGGGTTTATTTTTCTAGTTAATTGTTAGACATTTAGTAACTGTTGCATTTTCGTGTCtaaaatgtatatgtaaaatatcgttGTAATGATACCGAGGACTTGAAAGACTCACATTGACAGAGGAAGTATCCATTAGAGCGGCACCAGAACTGCTCTGTACAACTCCAGATTGGTCTTTCGATTTCCCAGGTGAATATACACTAAGAACATCGCAACATCGGGGAAAGTAACCTTTACCAAGAAGATTTCTTGTAAAGAAACTGGTGATGAGCTGGGTAAATAGAGCCACGATCATGGCACCAGTGCGGAATGGGAATTTTTGTGATTGCGTTTCCGTGTCGTAGAAAGGGTATTCGATGAGAGCTGGCACGCCCAATCCTCTTTCTCCCCCTgaaacataattataaaatcttttcaaaatgaatattaaGGTTAAAAAAATAGTTTATGGGCTAATAACATACTTTACTttacattataatttacaaagatTGTTTCTTTAGCGAAACATTCTTCTCATCAAATTTGTAATGTACgtttataagaattattttatgattattCTATGATCTATTGTCTTAGTAATTAAACCTAAATCTTTGACTAAACCTAATagattcttttcatttttattttatactactaAAATGTTCCTGTTTAGACACGGAGTGGCGctaaaatcagaaaattaacATGCCAGATTTATAATGTCTTTTTTCCTGTGTTTTgtgttttttttaaataataaatattctttatgattaaatttttatgattgtTACCACAAAGACGTAAAACAACGGCCACGAAGTAACCCGCGAGACATCCATAAGTGTCGACCAGAGAGGGCCAATGGATAACGGTTAATAATTGCGGGAAGAGTACCACGTAAACAAGATCAGAGCTCAAGTACCTTTAAAACAGAGGAGGCAACAGAATTAATTAGTTGGTCTGCTTAGTTGTCGACGGTCAGCGAGTCAACAAAGCAATTAATTTGAGCGTTTCTGTTACTACTCACGATAGATAGGAAACGCTGTCCACCGTGAGCGCTATTAAAGTCGACAGTACTGTGATCATGACAACAGATATCCGGAGTATCCAATTCAGTTCCCTCTCGGTTGCCTGtaatggaataaaaataattagaacttttcttctttttctatttcttctctttcttcttccagtAGAAAACAgtttaattttgaaagaaacacAAGAAGCATTTAAATCTTCACATTTTGTAAAGttaaaaagttgaaatttgttagatttttccttctttgaTTCTTTTTCTAAGAAATGCTTTAAATGTAAAAGAGATATAAAAAACAGCTAAATGTTCGCTTTTtacaaaacaaagaaatattttaaagaattatgaaaatgattgaataaaaaaagattcataaaaattgtagaattatGAAATTCGCTAACAGCAATTTATTGCTATCTACCTTTGGCCTTAATGTGAGTCTGTAGACGTTCCTGGAGAACATGGAACTGCTGGCTAATATACTTGAATCTGCTGACGACATCACTGCTGCAGAAATGGCGCCCAAACCTGGAAATCAATCGTGAACAATGTATTATTTGACacgttgtaaaatatttagtttagtagattttgtaatttttctaccataaaatagaattaaaagagtatcattttctttctctttgctagaatttaattttctagcCTGGGGTAGATAAGATTTAGCGTTATAGTCAGACGATAAGAATTTGCAGAGTCTTCGAGCGCTCCTGTACAGTTCTTCAATTTTGTTCTTTACAAACACTCGACCTGTTTCGCGGTTTCTTAAGCGACTAATGTACAGGGCGTGCCTGGAACGGGGAGTGTGCTTATCTTGAGGGTAAAAGAGGGTCAAATGGTTGTAGGCACAGAAACGCTTTCTTCACGAAGTCTACAgaaaaattacgaaagaaTGCTTGCTAGTTATTAAATGACTATATTAATCAGGAAAAGGAACTTTTCCATTTTACGCGTATCTCACAATatctatcattttttattttcgacaGAAAGTACGCAAGAACAAAGGAATAACGTGATGCGCAAGTAAAGCTTTAGACTTGATTGTTGTATATCAGATcgctatatttttcttacttcACTATTGTtcttataattaatactttcAACTTCTTTTTAATGGAATGAACAGAAAACGTACAATAGCTCACGAAAATATATCGTTGCTTATACTTGTTATAACACTTGATGGCAGTCTCTAATTCTCGTTTTTGAAGCGAAGTTATACGAGATATTAGATCGCCACAGTGATACAACTCACCGACAAAGGAGACCCACTGCGGCGTTAGGTATCGAAGAACAATCGGCAACACATTCCCATCATGTGCTATTATACTCTTGTTAAATCCTTCTACGGATGACCAATCAGTGGCTCGTGCTACCACACCAATTAAAGCTGATGGAAACGCGAGAATCATGCAGCCAAACATCGACGCTATCGATAGAGCCGTTGCTATTGATGTGCTTCGCATACTTAGGATCCTTTGGAAATAGCCCTAAATAAACGTTCATTAAAATTGGTTGGTACGATCATTAAATCGTTAGATCGATTCAGAAGTTAGAGtgattgaataaataaatacgacTTGCACAATAATATGATAGTATTAATAATCTTTCTCTAATGTTGTAAGGGATGTCTTTTAAACGACGTAaactttcataaatataactagatcaatgattaaaattttctagatatttctaaacatatttttactattgattctttttcttccgatcataaacaattttaaatttacatgCTTGGTATACGTGAAGCTTTTCTTTCAAAAGATTTCATTAAAGCCGGAAATGCTTTGCATATTGAGTACCACGGTATACGATATTAGAAttatcgatgaatattcaATACCTGCCAAGGTATACCGCCAAATACTAACAACAGCATACAATCTACCCACTCGCCCAGGTCCTCGTTCTTAATTTCTCCCAGCCATTCGTGCGGTGCTAGGTTCTTCTCGAAAGAAACAGCAGGATGAAGAGCGGAAAATGGAGCAGACACTCCCAAGCCGATTACAATGCACGCTAACTGCAATACATCGGTGCACGCGACGGAATACAGTCCGCCTAATACGGTATACCTGCAATTCGCATGACATCAATATGTTTACCTTCGAATTTCATCGAACTCGTCTTCTCAGACTATGCTACTTCAAACAGGGCAACGAATGCTTATTATCGCTCAAAAGTACtgggatatttatttatttatggcaAGATGTATTccaattacaaaattacggaTAAATTATTTCCTTAGATTGTTTATCACGTTCTAAATTTCAGagactaaaatataaaactatgataaattattcaagcaaaatataaaaataataaaaaagggaTATTTGTTAATCTATAAAtcatgtaaataattttatgtaatattctaTTAACAAGTTGTGATTACAAGAAGTGATatcgaaaaatgaaacgaCTTTCAACGGCGATATTATATTCAAAAGATGGTGGCTTAATGACATCccataatatttcttttctggATGAGATATTTGGAATTTACTatatttgcttcttttttaCTCACACGGCTGCCAAGAGCGCAGAGGCGACAATGCTGATCTCCGGATCCACGCCAGCCACTACAGCCAACGAGCTTCCCAATGCTCTCAACACCGCAGCACACCAGAACAAATCACCACACAGAGCAGGAAGGAACAACAGTCCTCCGACCCCGGCGCCATATCTCTCTTGAAAAGGATCCAGCATAGTCACATGCTCCGCTTTCCTCATTGGTCGTACAAATAATACCGCACCTGTCACGTTTCTTCGTCATGTTAAGAATCCTCGATTCTGAGATTAACCCTTTAACTGCCTTGGTTTCAAAATCGAAATGTCCGATTAAAATTTCCTCAAATTGTTAGAAACTCCAAAAGCAATCTCTCCAATCAAGAAACTTTCAAATTCCAAAATCAAGATATTCAATCAAGAAGCTCTAAAATTATGGAAAACTTCAAAATCCGAATATCCAATAAAAAAAactcaaatttttcaaatattcagaACCACAATAcctaatcaaaaaattttcaaatcgttgaaaatttcaaaattaaattgaaccAGTTATTCGAGGATTGAAGATGTCTAAAAAATCACAGACTCCGGATAAAGTGTAGCACGATATTAAATTAACGAACAGTGGCTACTAGAAGTATTTACACATATTCTTGTTTTCTTAGTATCAAAACTTGGTAATTATATAGAAGTACATgctaaatgatacgaaatttaatacacttaaacctaattaattagtatataaatactataatagATACTATCGTGTGCAAATATTCTTATATagaaatgattaaattaaattttaattagaacaCTGATAGAACTGATTAAAATTAGTTTTTTGTGAAAGAGATGGAAGTGAATGGCTAAAAGATGGGTTTAATGGATTCGCACTTTTAATTAGGTAGCAGAGGCATCGGTTAAGTGAAACGCAAACCTCGTTGCGAATGTATAGCTTCGATTAATTGAAGTTCAATCAAATTCGGGATCTGTGGTCATGGGATGAGTAGCAGGGTGTGGGAAAACATCGTTAGCAAAAAGGGATATCCATTACTCTGGAGTACCAGCAAAAAATTGGTGATAAAGTGGCTAGCGCATCCGTCGACGTGCAAATAAATTGGGCTTATGTGTGCCGGTCTGATTGAACCTGCGATTGTTCGTCAGGATCATCGAAAAAGTATTTGCTAGAGAATTTCCTATACGCATTTTCcgtgaatgaaaaatttctgtctaattatacgtatattttaatatctgatattaaaatatttttgataattctTATTCACGatctttctattatttttccgTTTTGATACATTTTTTGATCATACTTGCTCAAATTATGTTCAacgaattatttcaaattattccaAAATTTTCTAGCAAATAAGGAATTTGTAACTTGAAGTTTGCTGTAATGGCTTTAAGGGAATATTATCAATCCATccttgaatatattatgtgtattatacgaaacattttgaaattccatC of Bombus fervidus isolate BK054 chromosome 16, iyBomFerv1, whole genome shotgun sequence contains these proteins:
- the LOC139995566 gene encoding high-affinity choline transporter 1 isoform X2; translation: MGVYVIGLIGVVVFYVLVLGVGIWAGTVKKKKSRHGQDAMILADRGLGPILGIFTLIATWVGGAYVNGTAELMFTRGLAWCQVPFGYSLSLLFGAVLFVRPMRKAEHVTMLDPFQERYGAGVGGLLFLPALCGDLFWCAAVLRALGSSLAVVAGVDPEISIVASALLAAVYTVLGGLYSVACTDVLQLACIVIGLGVSAPFSALHPAVSFEKNLAPHEWLGEIKNEDLGEWVDCMLLLVFGGIPWQGYFQRILSMRSTSIATALSIASMFGCMILAFPSALIGVVARATDWSSVEGFNKSIIAHDGNVLPIVLRYLTPQWVSFVGLGAISAAVMSSADSSILASSSMFSRNVYRLTLRPKATERELNWILRISVVMITVLSTLIALTVDSVSYLSYLSSDLVYVVLFPQLLTVIHWPSLVDTYGCLAGYFVAVVLRLCGGERGLGVPALIEYPFYDTETQSQKFPFRTGAMIVALFTQLITSFFTRNLLGKGYFPRCCDVLSVYSPGKSKDQSGVVQSSSGAALMDTSSVNKSTSGMDSCDGIGPGSYDDDRTTSNSVEDMTDRGDSGTITADSYEKDTTKVNSVGSAVQKANQSLQHLQTLRNSIHTSSISGRHTPTPNQYAPIQSNEVSRGQILGVRNLRGSMGQMLLPADRPIIPPNNNASIVNVPTNPTVATPMTPGPHYTKPNDGSLLNDKARENERISIVDRGNTEFNVPDNMLTTINVKKNVKGVKLVGMEGGTLRRPSLQFQVYELTLESSCIMMY
- the LOC139995566 gene encoding high-affinity choline transporter 1 isoform X1 → MGVYVIGLIGVVVFYVLVLGVGIWAGTVKKKKSRHGQDAMILADRGLGPILGIFTLIATWVGGAYVNGTAELMFTRGLAWCQVPFGYSLSLLFGAVLFVRPMRKAEHVTMLDPFQERYGAGVGGLLFLPALCGDLFWCAAVLRALGSSLAVVAGVDPEISIVASALLAAVYTVLGGLYSVACTDVLQLACIVIGLGVSAPFSALHPAVSFEKNLAPHEWLGEIKNEDLGEWVDCMLLLVFGGIPWQGYFQRILSMRSTSIATALSIASMFGCMILAFPSALIGVVARATDWSSVEGFNKSIIAHDGNVLPIVLRYLTPQWVSFVGLGAISAAVMSSADSSILASSSMFSRNVYRLTLRPKATERELNWILRISVVMITVLSTLIALTVDSVSYLSYLSSDLVYVVLFPQLLTVIHWPSLVDTYGCLAGYFVAVVLRLCGGERGLGVPALIEYPFYDTETQSQKFPFRTGAMIVALFTQLITSFFTRNLLGKGYFPRCCDVLSVYSPGKSKDQSGVVQSSSGAALMDTSSVNKSTSGMDSCDGIGPGSYDDDRTTSNSVEDMTDRGDSGTITADSYEKDTTKVNSVGSAVQKANQSLQHLQTLRNSIHTSSISGRHTPTPNQYAPIQSNEVSRGQILGVRNLRGSMGQMLLPADRPIIPPNNNASIVNVPTNPTVATPMTPGPHYTKPNDGSLLNDKARENERISIVDRGNTEFNVPDNMLTTINVKKNVKGVKLVGMEGGTLRRPSLQGTFSPTPSVELVHILDRRQSSSSYGPGSLSPVPMGVEACKTHGTALEGQGGNEHCRIKRGIVRHHSFNDTGDRALTTLARQPTYPSMPLRPEDCRMTLAKKDRRTSTIARHGSVTTEKELSGCTTGLVVCSPTYNMYSSAVKNSNYFVTDDEAVSRF